One stretch of Punica granatum isolate Tunisia-2019 chromosome 5, ASM765513v2, whole genome shotgun sequence DNA includes these proteins:
- the LOC116207679 gene encoding zinc finger CCCH domain-containing protein 30 yields the protein MSHLTVVTEDTFVSLLELAANNDIEGFKRFIERDPSSIDEVGLWYGRQKGSKQMVNEQRTPLMVAATYGSVEVMKLILSVSDCDVNRSCGLDKSTALHCAASGGAVNAIEAVKLLLAAGADPNLTDASGHRPVDVIVVPPKLHQIKFALEELLSVEGSIGERNLRISVATSNSNSPPLSSSPENGSPASATGTSPMKSKLNDFPAPLVSEKKEYPIDPSLPDIKNSIFSTDEFRMYSFKVRPCSRAYSHDWTECPFVHPGENARRRDPRKFHYSCVPCPDFRKGACRRGDMCEYAHGVFECWLHPAQYRTRLCKDGTSCARRVCFFAHTEQELRPLYVSTGSAVPSPRSAAASGAAAAAAMDFAAAMSLLPGSPSSVSVMSPSPFTPPMSPSAGNGMSHSSVPWPQQNVPTLHLPGGNLQSSRLRSSLNARDIPADEFDMMNDYDLQQQQQQQQQQQLLNEFSVLSQPSMVANSLNRSGRLKTLTPSNLDDLFSAESSSPRYADQALASAVFSPTHKSAVINQFQQQQQSMLSPINTSFSPKNMDHPLLQASFGVPTSGRMSPRNMEPISPMGSRVSMLAQREKQQQQFRSLSSRELGSNSSAIVGSPVGSWSKWGSSNGKPDWAVSTDELGKLRRSNSFELGNNGGEEPDLSWVQSLVKESPTDLKEKLSSSHCGVPPATAPSGEVPNISSQAEPVDHAVLGAWLEQMQLDQLVTQQN from the coding sequence ATGAGTCACTTGACTGTCGTGACTGAGGATACTTTTGTGAGTTTGCTTGAGCTCGCTGCTAATAATGATATTGAAGGCTTCAAGCGGTTCATCGAGCGTGACCCTTCCAGCATTGATGAGGTTGGGTTGTGGTATGGTCGACAGAAGGGGTCGAAGCAGATGGTGAACGAGCAGCGGACTCCATTAATGGTTGCTGCAACTTATGGAAGTGTCGAAGTGATGAAACTGATCCTCTCCGTATCAGACTGCGATGTCAATCGATCCTGCGGCCTGGACAAGAGCACTGCTCTCCATTGTGCTGCCTCAGGTGGAGCCGTGAATGCCATTGAGGCGGTGAAACTGCTCTTAGCTGCAGGTGCAGACCCCAACTTGACAGATGCAAGTGGCCATCGCCCGGTGGATGTTATTGTTGTCCCCCCAAAGCTACACCAGATAAAGTTTGCCCTCGAAGAGCTCCTTTCAGTTGAGGGCTCCATTGGGGAACGAAACCTGAGGATATCAGTGGCCACTTCCAATTCGAACTCACCCCCGCTCTCTTCCTCTCCTGAGAACGGGTCCCCTGCTTCAGCTACTGGTACTTCTCCAATGAAGTCCAAGTTGAATGATTTCCCGGCTCCCTTGGTGtcagaaaagaaagaatatcCCATTGACCCATCTCTTCCTGATATCAAGAACAGCATTTTCTCAACCGACGAGTTCAGGATGTACTCTTTCAAAGTCCGGCCCTGTTCCCGGGCTTACTCACATGACTGGACCGAGTGTCCGTTTGTCCACCCTGGTGAGAACGCCCGTAGGCGGGACCCAAGGAAATTCCACTACAGCTGTGTCCCGTGTCCTGACTTCAGGAAGGGGGCATGCAGGCGGGGGGATATGTGTGAGTATGCCCATGGAGTCTTTGAGTGCTGGCTGCATCCCGCCCAGTACAGGACCAGGCTGTGCAAGGATGGGACGAGCTGTGCGAGGAGAGTTTGCTTCTTTGCTCACACAGAGCAGGAGCTTCGGCCTCTGTATGTATCAACTGGTTCGGCCGTGCCTTCTCCCCGTTCGGCAGCAGCTTCCGGGGCTGCTGCTGCCGCTGCTATGGACTTTGCTGCTGCGATGAGCCTCTTACCAGGATCTCCTTCTTCAGTCTCTGTCATGTCTCCTTCTCCGTTCACTCCTCCGATGTCCCCTTCTGCTGGTAACGGAATGTCTCACTCTTCGGTCCCATGGCCGCAGCAGAATGTTCCAACCTTGCACCTTCCTGGCGGCAACCTCCAGTCCAGTCGCTTAAGATCGTCCCTCAACGCGAGAGACATCCCTGCGGATGAGTTTGATATGATGAATGATTATGATttacagcagcagcaacagcagcagcagcagcagcagctgtTGAATGAGTTTTCAGTCCTCTCACAACCCTCAATGGTGGCTAATTCATTGAATCGATCAGGGCGGCTGAAGACTCTGACCCCATCGAACCTGGATGATCTCTTTTCTGCTGAGAGCTCATCCCCCAGATATGCGGACCAGGCTTTGGCCTCTGCGGTTTTCTCGCCGACCCACAAGTCCGCAGTCATAAACCAGTttcaacagcagcagcagagcaTGTTATCTCCGATCAACACATCCTTCTCTCCCAAGAACATGGATCATCCTCTTCTTCAGGCATCCTTTGGTGTTCCAACTTCGGGGAGAATGTCTCCTCGTAACATGGAACCGATCTCTCCTATGGGCTCTCGGGTTTCCATGCTAGCTCAGCGTGAGAAACAGCAGCAACAGTTTCGAAGCTTGAGCTCTCGTGAACTCGGATCCAACTCCTCTGCTATCGTGGGTTCCCCCGTGGGTTCTTGGTCCAAATGGGGAAGCTCTAATGGGAAGCCTGATTGGGCCGTCAGTACGGATGAGCTGGGCAAGCTGCGTAGGTCAAACTCATTTGAACTCGGCAACAACGGCGGGGAGGAGCCTGATCTCTCCTGGGTGCAGTCACTTGTTAAAGAATCTCCGACTGACCTCAAGGAGAAGCTCTCATCATCTCACTGTGGGGTTCCACCTGCTACTGCTCCGTCCGGGGAGGTTCCGAACATAAGCTCGCAGGCAGAGCCTGTTGACCATGCGGTGCTAGGAGCGTGGCTCGAGCAGATGCAGCTTGATCAGCTCGTGACTCAGCAAAACTAG